TCACGTTATTGTCCGGCTCAGGCGGCATCATCCAGCTCGCATTCCTGCATCCAGCCGTTGTGCAGGCCGGCGTCGAAGAAGGCGTCAATGGCCTCGGCGTATTCTTCCTCGGTGATCTTGCGCCCCAGCAGGGGATGGTCCAGCGCCTTGTAGGCGGGGAAATACTGGTTCATGACGCTGACGTACACATGGGGGGAAAGGTGCTCTGCGATCCAGCGGAACACCTGCGTGCTTTGGGAGAGGCCCGCCGGCAGGATCATATGACGGATGATCATGCCGCGCCGCAGAAGGCCGTTCTCGTCCAGGATGAGCGCATCCCCCACCTGTCGAAATATCTCTTGCAGAGCGGCGCGGTTGGCGCTCACATAGCCGGCGAACGATGATACAGCGCGCGCCACGTCGTCATCGGCATATTTGGCATCGGGCAGATAGATATCCACCACACCATCCAGTAGGCGCAGGGTTTCCACCGTCTCATAGCCGCTGGTGTTGTAGACAATGGGCAGGGTCAGGCCGTCGCCGGCGGCCAGCTCCAGCGCTTCCAGGAACTGGGGCACGAAGTGGGTAGGTGTTACCAGGTTGATGTTGTGGGCGCCGCGCTCCTGCAGTTCCAACATCATGTCGGCCAACTGGC
Above is a genomic segment from Anaerolineae bacterium containing:
- a CDS encoding radical SAM protein — encoded protein: MSETSTLLPSYIALHRSGELRRRAEQAVAGLRHCSLCPRHCGVNRLEGQVGFCRAGAQPVVASWNLHPWEEPPISGTRGSGTIFFSYCTARCIFCQNYPISQLGVGRQYTTRQLADMMLELQERGAHNINLVTPTHFVPQFLEALELAAGDGLTLPIVYNTSGYETVETLRLLDGVVDIYLPDAKYADDDVARAVSSFAGYVSANRAALQEIFRQVGDALILDENGLLRRGMIIRHMILPAGLSQSTQVFRWIAEHLSPHVYVSVMNQYFPAYKALDHPLLGRKITEEEYAEAIDAFFDAGLHNGWMQECELDDAA